From Carassius gibelio isolate Cgi1373 ecotype wild population from Czech Republic chromosome B21, carGib1.2-hapl.c, whole genome shotgun sequence, the proteins below share one genomic window:
- the LOC127985457 gene encoding uncharacterized protein LOC127985457 → MKNSNPTVLDRGDIHSLLDVIGGLGAVVAVGIIAMLSMCAALFIYRSFRGQRVKGDENHGNETTGEDSTARRRKTERDDRSTESTGECQGGKQKKSTDNMLLPTEVPEEDLNESTLKDLEEITDELLTDLEPGMGEKTESDLDRCVEMDPDENTECEEHFQRQDDTGCEVLADVSAGLTELDIQRNSVQKETEEYLDKSVSLDTDEPSETESAQEIVYRRHQDHITTRSDSSPSNPSKIQLEESFKTSMVEEAENTSKKFEDHHDWRFPRTNNFDCCCCDKKTDTIEKIKAQPWFHTGSFTTDAINLSPAVETMVNHNSRLDFQNYLGFQIDNTFIGGSSTQMSLSQEKKTDEDGADSVQKKHEKNEISIMDAIMDNNEWLNVGAPEFRDLPWLSPTASEEKQMQLENEGQVKTGLAKDDEEQVNKRVATVPPLSQTVNVTFRIHYITYSPNQLVAVTGSLQELGGWERFVPLQKAKDGFWTNTISLPVESQVEWKFILVEDGRISRWEECGNRRLFLTSKDEDIYLDKCWGCC, encoded by the exons ATGAAGAACAGCAACCCGACTGTTCTGGACCGGGGCGATATTCATTCTCTGCTGGATGTGATCGGCGGTCTCGGTGCCGTGGTCGCCGTGGGGATCATTGCCATGCTGTCGATGTGCGCCGCACTCTTCATTTACCGATCCTTTAGAGGTCAGCGCGTGAAAGGTGACGAGAATCACGGCAACGAAACCACTGGAGAAGACAGCACGGCTCGGAGGAGGAAAACAGAGAGGGATGATCGATCTACCGAGTCAACAG GAGAATGTCAGGGTGGGAAGCAGAAGAAGTCCACCGACAACATGCTCCTTCCTACCGAGGTGCCAGAGGAAGACCTGAATGAAAGCACTCTTAAGGATTTGGAGGAGATTACAGATGAGCTCCTAACAGACTTGGAACCCGGAATGGGAGAAAAAACGGAGTCTGATCTGGATCGGTGTGTAGAAATGGATCCTGATGAAAACACGGAATGTGAGGAACATTTTCAGCGTCAGGATGATACTGGATGTGAGGTTTTGGCTGATGTGAGCGCAGGTTTGACTGAATTAGACATCCAACGCAATTCTGTCCAGAAGGAAACTGAGGAATACCTTGACAAGTCTGTGAGTTTGGACACAGATGAGCCGTCTGAAACTGAAAGCGCTCAGGAGATCGTTTATCGCAGACATCAAGATCACATCACAACTCGAAGTGATTCTTCTCCATCCAATCCCAGCAAGATCCAATTAGAGGAAAGCTTCAAGACATCAATGGTGGAAGAAGCTGAGAACACCAGCAAGAAGTTTGAAGACCACCATGATTGGCGTTTTCCACGAACAAATAACTTTGATTGCTGTTGCTGTGATAAGAAGACGGATACGATAGAGAAAATAAAAGCTCAGCCATGGTTTCACACTGGAAGCTTTACCACAGATGCCATAAACCTGAGCCCAGCTGTGGAAACCATGGTTAACCACAACAGCAGGTTGGACTTCCAGAACTACTTAGGTTTCCAGATTGATAATACGTTCATAGGTGGGTCTTCAACACAGATGAGCCTTTCACAAGAGAAGAAAACCGATGAAGATGGTGCAGATTCAGTGCAGAAGAAACACGAAAAGAATGAAATCAGCATCATGGACGCCATTATGGACAATAATGAGTGGCTAAACGTAGGTGCACCAGAGTTCAGAGATCTTCCTTGGCTTTCGCCAACTGCAAGCGAAGAAAAACAGATGCAACTAGAAAATGAAGGACAAGTCAAGACTGGTTTAGCCAAAGACGATGAAGAACAGGTGAATAAAAGAGTAGCGACTGTTCCGCCTTTATCTCAAACGGTTAACGTGACCTTCAGGATTCATTACATCACATATTCTCCTAACCAGCTGGTGGCTGTTACCGGGAGCCTGCAGGAATTGGGGGGCTGGGAGAGATTTGTTCCACTGCAAAAAGCCAAGGATGGGTTCTGGACCAACACTATCAGCCTCCCTGTGGAGAGCCAGGTGGAGTGGAAGTTCATCCTGGTGGAAGACGGAAGGATCTCTCGCTGGGAGGAGTGTGGAAACCGCCGTCTCTTTTTAACAAGCAAAGATGAGGACATCTATCTTGACAAGTGCTGGGGATGTTGTTGA